A region of Arabidopsis thaliana chromosome 5, partial sequence DNA encodes the following proteins:
- a CDS encoding Bifunctional inhibitor/lipid-transfer protein/seed storage 2S albumin superfamily protein (Bifunctional inhibitor/lipid-transfer protein/seed storage 2S albumin superfamily protein; FUNCTIONS IN: lipid binding; INVOLVED IN: lipid transport; LOCATED IN: endomembrane system; EXPRESSED IN: pollen tube; CONTAINS InterPro DOMAIN/s: Bifunctional inhibitor/plant lipid transfer protein/seed storage (InterPro:IPR016140), Plant lipid transfer protein/seed storage/trypsin-alpha amylase inhibitor (InterPro:IPR003612), Plant lipid transfer protein/hydrophobic protein, helical domain (InterPro:IPR013770); BEST Arabidopsis thaliana protein match is: Bifunctional inhibitor/lipid-transfer protein/seed storage 2S albumin superfamily protein (TAIR:AT5G38170.1); Has 1807 Blast hits to 1807 proteins in 277 species: Archae - 0; Bacteria - 0; Metazoa - 736; Fungi - 347; Plants - 385; Viruses - 0; Other Eukaryotes - 339 (source: NCBI BLink).): protein MKFTGVVFILFVLGTMLSPVPVKARVVKGSGEEVNVTCDATQLSSCVTAVSTGAPPSTDCCGKLKEHETCLCTYIQNPLYSSYVTSPNARKTLAACDVAYPTC, encoded by the coding sequence ATGAAGTTCACGGGAGTAGTGTTCATTTTGTTCGTGTTAGGTACCATGTTGTCTCCAGTTCCAGTCAAAGCAAGGGTGGTCAAAGGTTCCGGAGAAGAAGTGAACGTAACGTGTGATGCGACGCAGCTTAGTTCATGTGTAACAGCAGTAAGCACAGGAGCACCACCATCTACAGATTGTTGCGGCAAACTGAAGGAGCATGAAACTTGTTTGTGTACATACATTCAAAATCCGTTGTATAGTTCGTATGTTACTTCTCCAAACGCTCGTAAAACGTTAGCAGCTTGTGATGTTGCTTATCCTACTTGTTGA
- the 4CL8 gene encoding AMP-dependent synthetase and ligase family protein, translating to MANSQRSSSLIDPRNGFCTSNSTFYSKRKPLALPSKESLDITTFISSQTYRGKTAFIDAATDHRISFSDLWMAVDRVADCLLHDVGIRRGDVVLVLSPNTISIPIVCLSVMSLGAVLTTANPLNTASEILRQIADSNPKLAFTTPELAPKIASSGISIVLERVEDTLRVPRGLKVVGNLTEMMKKEPSGQAVRNQVHKDDTAMLLYSSGTTGRSKGVNSSHGNLIAHVARYIAEPFEQPQQTFICTVPLFHTFGLLNFVLATLALGTTVVILPRFDLGEMMAAVEKYRATTLILVPPVLVTMINKADQIMKKYDVSFLRTVRCGGAPLSKEVTQGFMKKYPTVDVYQGYALTESNGAGASIESVEESRRYGAVGLLSCGVEARIVDPNTGQVMGLNQTGELWLKGPSIAKGYFRNEEEIITSEGWLKTGDLCYIDNDGFLFIVDRLKELIKYKGYQVPPAELEALLLNHPDILDAAVIPFPDKEAGQFPMAYVARKPESNLCEKKVIDFISKQVL from the exons AGATCATCATCTCTGATCGATCCAAGGAACGGTTTCTGCACATCAAACTCCACATTTTACAGTAAACGCAAACCATTGGCACTTCCTTCAAAAGAATCACTCGACATCACAACATTCATCTCCTCCCAAACGTACCGTGGCAAAACCGCCTTCATAGACGCAGCCACGGACCACCGCATAAGCTTCTCCGATTTATGGATGGCCGTGGATCGTGTCGCCGACTGTCTCCTCCACGACGTGGGAATACGGAGAGGTGACGTGGTCCTAGTCCTCTCTCCCAACACCATCTCCATCCCCATTGTCTGCCTCTCCGTGATGTCTCTTGGCGCTGTCTTAACTACCGCTAATCCTCTCAACACCGCTAGTGAAATCTTAAGACAAATCGCGGATAGCAATCCAAAACTCGCCTTCACAACACCGGAACTGGCTCCCAAAATCGCCAGTTCCGGTATCTCTATCGTCCTCGAGCGCGTAGAAGACACTCTACGCGTTCCGAGAGGACTCAAAGTGGTTGGGAATCTAACtgaaatgatgaagaaagaacCAAGTGGACAAGCAGTCAGAAACCAAGTTCATAAAGACGACACGGCGATGTTGCTTTACTCCTCGGGGACGACGGGACGAAGCAAAGGAGTGAATTCGTCTCACGGGAACTTAATAGCACACGTGGCGAGATACATCGCGGAGCCATTCGAGCAGCCACAACAGACCTTCATTTGCACTGTTCCGTTGTTCCACACTTTTGGTTTACTAAACTTCGTTTTGGCCACCTTAGCGTTAGGTACGACCGTTGTCATCCTCCCGAGGTTTGACCTCGGAGAGATGATGGCGGCTGTCGAGAAATACAGAGCGACGACTCTGATTCTCGTGCCGCCAGTTTTAGTAACTATGATAAACAAAGCGGATCAAATAATGAAGAAGTACGACGTGAGCTTCTTGAGAACGGTGCGGTGCGGTGGAGCACCTTTGAGCAAGGAAGTTACTCAAGGGTTTATGAAGAAATATCCAACGGTTGATGTTTATCAAGGATACGCATTGACGGAATCTAACGGTGCAGGAGCTTCGATAGAATCAGTGGAGGAGAGTCGGAGGTACGGTGCGGTGGGGTTGTTGTCATGTGGTGTAGAAGCGAGGATTGTGGATCCGAATACGGGTCAGGTCATGGGTTTGAACCAAACGGGCGAACTTTGGCTTAAAGGGCCTTCTATCGCCAAAG GTTATTTcaggaatgaagaagaaattataACTTCAGAAGGATGGCTTAAAACAGGAGATCTATGCTATATAGACAACGATGGATTTCTTTTTATCGTTGATCGATTGAAAGAGCTTATCAAATACAAAGGTTACCag GTACCTCCAGCTGAACTAGAGGCTCTCTTACTAAACCATCCAGATATTCTCGATGCAGCCGTTATTCC GTTTCCAGAtaaagaagcaggacaattTCCGATGGCTTACGTAGCACGAAAGCCTGAGAGTAATCTTTGTGAGAAAAAGGTTATCGACTTTATTTCTAAACAGGTGCTTTAA
- the 4CL8 gene encoding AMP-dependent synthetase and ligase family protein has protein sequence MANSQRSSSLIDPRNGFCTSNSTFYSKRKPLALPSKESLDITTFISSQTYRGKTAFIDAATDHRISFSDLWMAVDRVADCLLHDVGIRRGDVVLVLSPNTISIPIVCLSVMSLGAVLTTANPLNTASEILRQIADSNPKLAFTTPELAPKIASSGISIVLERVEDTLRVPRGLKVVGNLTEMMKKEPSGQAVRNQVHKDDTAMLLYSSGTTGRSKGVNSSHGNLIAHVARYIAEPFEQPQQTFICTVPLFHTFGLLNFVLATLALGTTVVILPRFDLGEMMAAVEKYRATTLILVPPVLVTMINKADQIMKKYDVSFLRTVRCGGAPLSKEVTQGFMKKYPTVDVYQGYALTESNGAGASIESVEESRRYGAVGLLSCGVEARIVDPNTGQVMGLNQTGELWLKGPSIAKGYFRNEEEIITSEGWLKTGDLCYIDNDGFLFIVDRLKELIKYKGYQVPPAELEALLLNHPDILDAAVIP, from the exons AGATCATCATCTCTGATCGATCCAAGGAACGGTTTCTGCACATCAAACTCCACATTTTACAGTAAACGCAAACCATTGGCACTTCCTTCAAAAGAATCACTCGACATCACAACATTCATCTCCTCCCAAACGTACCGTGGCAAAACCGCCTTCATAGACGCAGCCACGGACCACCGCATAAGCTTCTCCGATTTATGGATGGCCGTGGATCGTGTCGCCGACTGTCTCCTCCACGACGTGGGAATACGGAGAGGTGACGTGGTCCTAGTCCTCTCTCCCAACACCATCTCCATCCCCATTGTCTGCCTCTCCGTGATGTCTCTTGGCGCTGTCTTAACTACCGCTAATCCTCTCAACACCGCTAGTGAAATCTTAAGACAAATCGCGGATAGCAATCCAAAACTCGCCTTCACAACACCGGAACTGGCTCCCAAAATCGCCAGTTCCGGTATCTCTATCGTCCTCGAGCGCGTAGAAGACACTCTACGCGTTCCGAGAGGACTCAAAGTGGTTGGGAATCTAACtgaaatgatgaagaaagaacCAAGTGGACAAGCAGTCAGAAACCAAGTTCATAAAGACGACACGGCGATGTTGCTTTACTCCTCGGGGACGACGGGACGAAGCAAAGGAGTGAATTCGTCTCACGGGAACTTAATAGCACACGTGGCGAGATACATCGCGGAGCCATTCGAGCAGCCACAACAGACCTTCATTTGCACTGTTCCGTTGTTCCACACTTTTGGTTTACTAAACTTCGTTTTGGCCACCTTAGCGTTAGGTACGACCGTTGTCATCCTCCCGAGGTTTGACCTCGGAGAGATGATGGCGGCTGTCGAGAAATACAGAGCGACGACTCTGATTCTCGTGCCGCCAGTTTTAGTAACTATGATAAACAAAGCGGATCAAATAATGAAGAAGTACGACGTGAGCTTCTTGAGAACGGTGCGGTGCGGTGGAGCACCTTTGAGCAAGGAAGTTACTCAAGGGTTTATGAAGAAATATCCAACGGTTGATGTTTATCAAGGATACGCATTGACGGAATCTAACGGTGCAGGAGCTTCGATAGAATCAGTGGAGGAGAGTCGGAGGTACGGTGCGGTGGGGTTGTTGTCATGTGGTGTAGAAGCGAGGATTGTGGATCCGAATACGGGTCAGGTCATGGGTTTGAACCAAACGGGCGAACTTTGGCTTAAAGGGCCTTCTATCGCCAAAG GTTATTTcaggaatgaagaagaaattataACTTCAGAAGGATGGCTTAAAACAGGAGATCTATGCTATATAGACAACGATGGATTTCTTTTTATCGTTGATCGATTGAAAGAGCTTATCAAATACAAAGGTTACCag GTACCTCCAGCTGAACTAGAGGCTCTCTTACTAAACCATCCAGATATTCTCGATGCAGCCGTTATTCCGTAA
- the NF-YC12 gene encoding nuclear factor Y, subunit C12 (''nuclear factor Y, subunit C12'' (NF-YC12); FUNCTIONS IN: DNA binding, sequence-specific DNA binding transcription factor activity; INVOLVED IN: regulation of transcription, DNA-dependent; LOCATED IN: nucleus, intracellular; EXPRESSED IN: 22 plant structures; EXPRESSED DURING: 13 growth stages; CONTAINS InterPro DOMAIN/s: Transcription factor CBF/NF-Y/archaeal histone (InterPro:IPR003958), Histone-fold (InterPro:IPR009072); BEST Arabidopsis thaliana protein match is: nuclear factor Y, subunit C6 (TAIR:AT5G50480.1); Has 35333 Blast hits to 34131 proteins in 2444 species: Archae - 798; Bacteria - 22429; Metazoa - 974; Fungi - 991; Plants - 531; Viruses - 0; Other Eukaryotes - 9610 (source: NCBI BLink).) — translation MRRPKSSHVRMEPVAPRSHNTMPMLDQFRSNHPETSKIEGVSSLDTALKVFWNNQREQLGNFAGQTHLPLSRVRKILKSDPEVKKISCDVPALFSKACEYFILEVTLRAWMHTQSCTRETIRRCDIFQAVKNSGTYDFLIDRVPFGPHCVTHQGVQPPAEMILPDMNVPIDMDQIEEENMMEERSVGFDLNCDLQ, via the exons ATGAGGAGGCCAAAGTCATCTCACGTCAGGATGGAACCTGTTGCGCCTCGTTCACATAACACGATGCCAATGCTTGATCAATTTCGATCTAATCATCCTGAAACAAGCAAG ATCGAGGGGGTCTCTTCGTTGGACACAGCTCTGAAGGTGTTTTGGAATAATCAAAGGGAGCAGCTAGGAAACTTTGCAG GCCAAACTCATTTGCCGCTATCTAGGGTCagaaagattttgaaatctGATCCTGAAGTCAAG AAGATAAGCTGTGATGTTCCTGCTTTGTTTTCGAAAGCCTGTGAATACTTCATTCTAGAGGTAACATTACGAGCTTGGATGCATACTCAATCATGCACTCGTGAGACCATCCGGCGTTGTGATATCTTCCAGGCCGTAAAGAACTCAGGAACTTATGATTTCCTGATTGATCGTGTCCCTTTTGGACCGCACTGTGTCACCCATCAG GGTGTGCAACCTCCTGCTGAAATGATTTTGCCGGATATGAATGTTCCAATCGATATGGACCAGATTGAGGAG GAGAATATGATGGAAGAGCGCTCTGTCGGGTTTGACCTCAACTGTGATCTCCAG TGA
- a CDS encoding HXXXD-type acyl-transferase family protein (HXXXD-type acyl-transferase family protein; FUNCTIONS IN: transferase activity, transferring acyl groups other than amino-acyl groups, transferase activity; EXPRESSED IN: 10 plant structures; EXPRESSED DURING: 6 growth stages; CONTAINS InterPro DOMAIN/s: Transferase (InterPro:IPR003480); BEST Arabidopsis thaliana protein match is: HXXXD-type acyl-transferase family protein (TAIR:AT3G50300.1); Has 35333 Blast hits to 34131 proteins in 2444 species: Archae - 798; Bacteria - 22429; Metazoa - 974; Fungi - 991; Plants - 531; Viruses - 0; Other Eukaryotes - 9610 (source: NCBI BLink).) yields the protein MPFDLFLSYKVFHLLFYRRKMVEVTVISSTMVRPENINQTGRQKIHLTPHDLDLLYLFYPQRGLLFHKPDPENSIIPRLMASLSTALEIYFPFAGRLVKVNNHEDDTVSFYIDCDGLGAKFVHAKAESITVNDVLQSHGSVPYFISKFFPANNVQSRDALVSEPLLALQVTEMKDGVFISFGYNHMVADGTCFWKFFHTWSKICLNGSDPSIQSIVLKDWFCDGIDYPVHVPVLEMETLPRWEPSTKERVFHLSKKNILDLKAKANNEIDTNDLKISSLQAVVAYLWLSIIRHSGLNREEETQCNVAADMRPRLNPLLKKECFGNVTNLATATTTVGELLDHGLGWTALQISKSVRSETNESYEVFAKNWVRNVKRPKTSFGSRLANNSLIISSSPRFEVYEHDFGWGKPIAARAGPADGAGGMLVMFRGVEEGSIDVHATLNSSLWSDVLVNLLTNDMVGQ from the coding sequence ATGCCATTTGATTTATTTCTATCTTACAAagtttttcatcttcttttctatAGACGCAAAATGGTAGAAGTGACCGTGATATCTTCAACTATGGTACGACCcgaaaacataaaccaaacgGGTCGTCAAAAAATCCATCTAACTCCACATGATCTTGaccttctttatcttttttatcCTCAAAGAGGTCTACTCTTCCACAAACCCGACCCGGAAAACAGTATCATTCCTCGATTAATGGCTTCTCTTTCCACTGCCTTAGAGATTTATTTCCCGTTTGCTGGTCGTCTCGTCAAAGTAAACAATCACGAAGATGATACGGTGTCGTTTTACATCGACTGTGATGGTTTGGGTGCTAAATTCGTCCATGCGAAAGCCGAATCTATCACCGTGAATGATGTCCTTCAATCTCATGGGTCTGTTCCTTATTTCATATCGAAATTTTTCCCCGCGAACAATGTCCAAAGCCGTGATGCCCTTGTCTCGGAGCCCTTGCTTGCGTTGCAAGTCACCGAGATGAAAGATGGAGTGTTCATTAGTTTTGGTTACAATCACATGGTGGCCGATGGTACTTGCTTCTGGAAGTTCTTTCACACTTGGTCCAAGATTTGTCTGAATGGTTCGGATCCTAGTATTCAGTCTATTGTTCTCAAAGATTGGTTTTGTGACGGGATCGATTACCCGGTACATGTTCCGGTTTTAGAGATGGAGACGCTACCACGTTGGGAACCTTCAActaaagagagagtttttcaCTTGTCAAAGAAGAACATTTTAGATCTCAAAGCGAAAGCCAACAACGAAATTGACACCAATGATCTGAAAATCTCGTCTCTTCAAGCGGTTGTGGCATATCTATGGCTATCAATCATCAGACACAGTGGTCTAAACcgggaagaagaaacacaatgCAATGTAGCGGCGGATATGAGACCGAGGCTAAACCCTCTTCTCAAGAAAGAGTGTTTTGGGAATGTAACCAATCTCGCAACGGCTACAACCACTGTGGGAGAGCTGTTGGATCATGGGCTAGGCTGGACTGCTTTGCAAATAAGTAAATCCGTAAGGTCAGAAACAAATGAGAGTTATGAAGTTTTTGCAAAGAATTGGGTTAGAAATGTTAAGAGACCAAAAACATCGTTTGGAAGTAGATTGGCTAACAATTCTTTGATCATCTCAAGCTCTCCACGGTTTGAAGTGTACGAACATGATTTCGGTTGGGGAAAACCAATCGCGGCTCGAGCTGGACCGGCTGATGGTGCTGGTGGTATGCTTGTAATGTTTCGAGGAGTTGAAGAAGGGAGTATTGATGTTCATGCGACCTTAAATTCTTCTTTATGGTCTGATGTACTAGTGAACCTGTTGACCAATGATATGGTTggtcaataa
- the 4CL8 gene encoding AMP-dependent synthetase and ligase family protein (AMP-dependent synthetase and ligase family protein; FUNCTIONS IN: 4-coumarate-CoA ligase activity; INVOLVED IN: metabolic process; EXPRESSED IN: 17 plant structures; EXPRESSED DURING: 9 growth stages; CONTAINS InterPro DOMAIN/s: AMP-binding, conserved site (InterPro:IPR020845), AMP-dependent synthetase/ligase (InterPro:IPR000873); BEST Arabidopsis thaliana protein match is: AMP-dependent synthetase and ligase family protein (TAIR:AT1G20500.1); Has 83515 Blast hits to 76136 proteins in 3676 species: Archae - 1169; Bacteria - 53948; Metazoa - 3493; Fungi - 4649; Plants - 2738; Viruses - 1; Other Eukaryotes - 17517 (source: NCBI BLink).): protein MANSQRSSSLIDPRNGFCTSNSTFYSKRKPLALPSKESLDITTFISSQTYRGKTAFIDAATDHRISFSDLWMAVDRVADCLLHDVGIRRGDVVLVLSPNTISIPIVCLSVMSLGAVLTTANPLNTASEILRQIADSNPKLAFTTPELAPKIASSGISIVLERVEDTLRVPRGLKVVGNLTEMMKKEPSGQAVRNQVHKDDTAMLLYSSGTTGRSKGVNSSHGNLIAHVARYIAEPFEQPQQTFICTVPLFHTFGLLNFVLATLALGTTVVILPRFDLGEMMAAVEKYRATTLILVPPVLVTMINKADQIMKKYDVSFLRTVRCGGAPLSKEVTQGFMKKYPTVDVYQGYALTESNGAGASIESVEESRRYGAVGLLSCGVEARIVDPNTGQVMGLNQTGELWLKGPSIAKGYFRNEEEIITSEGWLKTGDLCYIDNDGFLFIVDRLKELIKYKGYQVPPAELEALLLNHPDILDAAVIPFPDKEAGQFPMAYVARKPESNLCEKKVIDFISKQVAPYKKIRKVAFIDSIPKTPSGKTLRKDLIKFAISKI from the exons AGATCATCATCTCTGATCGATCCAAGGAACGGTTTCTGCACATCAAACTCCACATTTTACAGTAAACGCAAACCATTGGCACTTCCTTCAAAAGAATCACTCGACATCACAACATTCATCTCCTCCCAAACGTACCGTGGCAAAACCGCCTTCATAGACGCAGCCACGGACCACCGCATAAGCTTCTCCGATTTATGGATGGCCGTGGATCGTGTCGCCGACTGTCTCCTCCACGACGTGGGAATACGGAGAGGTGACGTGGTCCTAGTCCTCTCTCCCAACACCATCTCCATCCCCATTGTCTGCCTCTCCGTGATGTCTCTTGGCGCTGTCTTAACTACCGCTAATCCTCTCAACACCGCTAGTGAAATCTTAAGACAAATCGCGGATAGCAATCCAAAACTCGCCTTCACAACACCGGAACTGGCTCCCAAAATCGCCAGTTCCGGTATCTCTATCGTCCTCGAGCGCGTAGAAGACACTCTACGCGTTCCGAGAGGACTCAAAGTGGTTGGGAATCTAACtgaaatgatgaagaaagaacCAAGTGGACAAGCAGTCAGAAACCAAGTTCATAAAGACGACACGGCGATGTTGCTTTACTCCTCGGGGACGACGGGACGAAGCAAAGGAGTGAATTCGTCTCACGGGAACTTAATAGCACACGTGGCGAGATACATCGCGGAGCCATTCGAGCAGCCACAACAGACCTTCATTTGCACTGTTCCGTTGTTCCACACTTTTGGTTTACTAAACTTCGTTTTGGCCACCTTAGCGTTAGGTACGACCGTTGTCATCCTCCCGAGGTTTGACCTCGGAGAGATGATGGCGGCTGTCGAGAAATACAGAGCGACGACTCTGATTCTCGTGCCGCCAGTTTTAGTAACTATGATAAACAAAGCGGATCAAATAATGAAGAAGTACGACGTGAGCTTCTTGAGAACGGTGCGGTGCGGTGGAGCACCTTTGAGCAAGGAAGTTACTCAAGGGTTTATGAAGAAATATCCAACGGTTGATGTTTATCAAGGATACGCATTGACGGAATCTAACGGTGCAGGAGCTTCGATAGAATCAGTGGAGGAGAGTCGGAGGTACGGTGCGGTGGGGTTGTTGTCATGTGGTGTAGAAGCGAGGATTGTGGATCCGAATACGGGTCAGGTCATGGGTTTGAACCAAACGGGCGAACTTTGGCTTAAAGGGCCTTCTATCGCCAAAG GTTATTTcaggaatgaagaagaaattataACTTCAGAAGGATGGCTTAAAACAGGAGATCTATGCTATATAGACAACGATGGATTTCTTTTTATCGTTGATCGATTGAAAGAGCTTATCAAATACAAAGGTTACCag GTACCTCCAGCTGAACTAGAGGCTCTCTTACTAAACCATCCAGATATTCTCGATGCAGCCGTTATTCC GTTTCCAGAtaaagaagcaggacaattTCCGATGGCTTACGTAGCACGAAAGCCTGAGAGTAATCTTTGTGAGAAAAAGGTTATCGACTTTATTTCTAAACAG GTGGCaccatataagaaaataagaaaagtcgCATTTATAGACTCTATACCAAAGACTCCATCGGGCAAAACACTTCGCAAGGATCTAATCAAATTTGccatttcaaaaatttaa
- a CDS encoding Bifunctional inhibitor/lipid-transfer protein/seed storage 2S albumin superfamily protein (Bifunctional inhibitor/lipid-transfer protein/seed storage 2S albumin superfamily protein; FUNCTIONS IN: lipid binding; INVOLVED IN: lipid transport; LOCATED IN: endomembrane system; EXPRESSED IN: sperm cell; CONTAINS InterPro DOMAIN/s: Bifunctional inhibitor/plant lipid transfer protein/seed storage (InterPro:IPR016140), Plant lipid transfer protein/seed storage/trypsin-alpha amylase inhibitor (InterPro:IPR003612), Plant lipid transfer protein/hydrophobic protein, helical domain (InterPro:IPR013770); BEST Arabidopsis thaliana protein match is: Bifunctional inhibitor/lipid-transfer protein/seed storage 2S albumin superfamily protein (TAIR:AT5G38160.1); Has 1807 Blast hits to 1807 proteins in 277 species: Archae - 0; Bacteria - 0; Metazoa - 736; Fungi - 347; Plants - 385; Viruses - 0; Other Eukaryotes - 339 (source: NCBI BLink).) has product MKFTALVFIVFVVGVMVSPVSIRATEVKLSGGEADVTCDAVQLSSCATPMLTGVPPSTECCGKLKEQQPCFCTYIKDPRYSQYVGSANAKKTLATCGVPYPTC; this is encoded by the coding sequence ATGAAGTTCACGGCGCTTGTGTTCATTGTGTTCGTGGTGGGTGTCATGGTTTCTCCAGTTTCAATCAGAGCAACTGAGGTCAAACTTTCTGGAGGAGAAGCTGATGTAACGTGTGATGCAGTACAGCTTAGTTCATGCGCAACACCAATGCTCACAGGAGTACCACCGTCTACAGAGTGTTGCGGGAAACTGAAGGAGCAACAGCCGTGTTTTTGTACATATATTAAAGATCCAAGATATAGTCAATATGTTGGTTCTGCAAATGCTAAGAAAACGTTAGCAACTTGTGGTGTTCCTTATCCTACTTGTTGA